A single Endozoicomonas sp. NE40 DNA region contains:
- the rarD gene encoding EamA family transporter RarD translates to MNQISSPSHYQYGRGLTCSVIASILFGITPWLVQQLYISGNQLFWVRMLTGSLCLMLTITLSDQWHDVKKMLSHRRNLLFLIPGTALVGIQWWLFVWAPVNQQTKELALGYFLLPLTLALTGWLFYGEKLSLPQKLAIALAVLGVAVELWQQGQLPWVALVVAGLYPVYFMVRRNVKASVVTIMLFEQSLFLPFALYFLLQNSEFTLLVQNTPSLWFLLPLFGIISVCSMLMYVNASNKLPFSLFGLLSYLEPALIFVVAIAILQESFEAAQWVTYGLIWTATLIVVIDLIRLLPNQVSHQKKASKLHTEQR, encoded by the coding sequence ATGAACCAGATATCCAGTCCATCTCACTATCAATATGGTCGTGGGCTCACCTGCTCAGTGATAGCCTCCATCCTGTTCGGCATTACGCCATGGCTGGTACAACAGCTTTATATCAGTGGCAACCAGCTGTTCTGGGTACGCATGCTGACCGGAAGCCTGTGCCTGATGCTCACCATTACGCTAAGCGATCAATGGCACGATGTGAAAAAAATGCTCAGCCATCGCCGCAACCTGTTGTTTCTGATACCCGGCACGGCACTGGTCGGCATCCAGTGGTGGCTGTTTGTCTGGGCGCCAGTCAACCAGCAAACCAAAGAGCTGGCACTGGGCTATTTCCTGTTACCACTGACACTGGCACTGACCGGCTGGTTGTTTTATGGCGAAAAGTTGAGCCTGCCCCAGAAGCTGGCCATTGCCCTGGCAGTGCTCGGAGTGGCTGTTGAACTGTGGCAACAGGGTCAGCTGCCCTGGGTAGCCCTGGTGGTTGCCGGGCTTTACCCGGTTTACTTCATGGTGCGCCGGAACGTAAAAGCCAGCGTGGTCACCATCATGCTCTTTGAGCAGTCACTCTTTCTGCCATTTGCCCTCTACTTTCTGCTGCAAAACAGCGAGTTCACCCTGCTGGTACAGAACACACCTTCCCTGTGGTTCCTGCTGCCTCTGTTTGGCATTATCTCGGTCTGCTCCATGCTGATGTATGTCAACGCCTCCAACAAACTGCCTTTCAGCCTGTTTGGTCTGTTGTCTTATCTGGAGCCCGCTCTCATCTTTGTGGTCGCGATAGCCATATTGCAGGAGTCGTTTGAAGCGGCACAATGGGTCACTTATGGTTTAATCTGGACCGCAACCCTGATCGTGGTGATTGATCTGATCAGACTGCTTCCGAATCAGGTGAGCCACCAGAAAAAAGCATCAAAACTTCATACAGAGCAGCGTTGA
- a CDS encoding SycD/LcrH family type III secretion system chaperone: MDRPVSGDKPTESEASPEEWLSYLKQGGTLGKLRQVNSEQMEAMYTLGYGHFDIGHYAEALRVFRYLAMLDHWNARYFLAIGYCLYQLKHYADAIPALSYAERLDKQDPRPSLCMTECFISLKNRKLAKKALAEAVKRLKVSKDWDEERKQAKQLKHYLVNQSGRS, encoded by the coding sequence ATGGACAGGCCGGTCTCTGGTGATAAGCCAACAGAATCTGAAGCCAGCCCAGAGGAATGGCTTTCTTATTTAAAGCAGGGGGGAACCCTGGGAAAGCTCAGGCAGGTAAATTCCGAACAGATGGAAGCCATGTATACGCTGGGCTATGGGCATTTTGATATAGGGCATTATGCCGAGGCTCTCAGGGTATTTCGATACCTTGCAATGCTTGATCACTGGAATGCCCGCTATTTTCTTGCCATTGGTTACTGCCTTTATCAGTTGAAGCATTATGCCGATGCAATTCCGGCACTGTCCTACGCAGAGCGGCTTGATAAACAGGACCCAAGGCCGTCATTATGCATGACCGAGTGCTTCATAAGCCTCAAAAATCGCAAACTGGCCAAAAAAGCCCTGGCGGAAGCCGTCAAAAGGCTGAAGGTCAGTAAAGACTGGGATGAAGAAAGGAAACAGGCAAAACAACTAAAACATTATCTGGTGAATCAGTCAGGAAGGAGTTAG
- the ruvC gene encoding crossover junction endodeoxyribonuclease RuvC yields MAILLGIDPGSRVTGYGVIEEVGNQCHYVASGCIRVRDASLPEKLQQIYDSVSTLVEQYCPQSVGIEQVFMSRNADSALKLGQARAAAIVAAVNHKLEVAEYSARQVKQAVVGKGSADKHQVQHMVTSILKLSSTPQADAADALAIALCHAHTRASLVRMAGVSGTRNRRLTGR; encoded by the coding sequence ATGGCCATACTCTTGGGTATTGATCCCGGGTCCCGTGTGACCGGCTATGGCGTTATCGAAGAGGTAGGTAACCAGTGCCACTATGTGGCTTCAGGTTGTATCCGTGTTCGAGACGCTTCACTGCCGGAAAAACTGCAGCAGATTTATGACAGTGTTTCGACCCTGGTGGAGCAGTACTGTCCGCAAAGCGTGGGCATTGAGCAGGTGTTTATGTCGCGCAATGCAGACTCTGCATTGAAGCTGGGGCAGGCTCGTGCTGCGGCGATTGTGGCAGCTGTCAATCATAAGCTGGAAGTGGCGGAGTATTCTGCCCGTCAGGTCAAGCAGGCCGTGGTAGGTAAAGGTTCGGCTGATAAGCATCAGGTTCAGCATATGGTGACTTCGATCCTGAAACTCAGTTCAACACCACAGGCAGATGCTGCCGATGCGCTGGCAATTGCCCTTTGTCATGCCCATACCCGTGCCAGCCTGGTGAGAATGGCAGGGGTGAGCGGAACAAGAAATCGTCGCCTGACCGGAAGATAG
- a CDS encoding class I SAM-dependent methyltransferase gives MTADEVTSVFKDQWNAYQWVVDNNLMGHRELLTAATSFIEDRYRDSPVAMADFGCGNSLLIPEMTRSVQLDGYCGIDLAENALSMAKQLLECNGIKHQLLCQDLFSGMPENSSSPGLIYSAFAVHHGDQQKKRQFFSKLFQQTPDHCAFVLADIMIHPHQGFDDYTQMLEQYFAKQGVRPDWLSHIMTHIRQYDYPETEETWLDIVRSSGWKVLQKQSLGPHDEYPAIFMLLEHGKVA, from the coding sequence ATGACCGCAGATGAAGTTACTTCGGTTTTTAAAGATCAGTGGAACGCCTATCAATGGGTGGTTGATAACAACCTCATGGGGCATCGGGAGTTGCTCACCGCAGCAACGTCCTTTATTGAAGACCGTTACAGAGATTCACCAGTTGCCATGGCCGACTTTGGCTGTGGTAACAGCCTGTTAATTCCTGAGATGACCCGTTCGGTTCAATTGGATGGCTATTGTGGTATTGATCTGGCTGAAAATGCATTATCCATGGCAAAGCAGTTGCTTGAGTGTAACGGGATTAAACATCAGCTGTTATGCCAGGATCTGTTCTCGGGCATGCCAGAGAACTCTTCGTCTCCTGGTTTAATTTACAGTGCCTTTGCTGTTCACCATGGCGATCAGCAGAAAAAACGGCAGTTTTTTTCAAAACTGTTTCAACAGACACCTGACCATTGTGCCTTTGTTCTCGCAGATATCATGATTCATCCCCATCAGGGGTTTGATGATTACACACAGATGCTGGAACAGTACTTTGCCAAACAGGGCGTCCGGCCTGACTGGCTTTCCCATATCATGACCCATATCCGTCAATACGATTACCCGGAAACAGAAGAAACCTGGCTGGATATCGTCCGGTCTTCTGGCTGGAAGGTATTACAGAAGCAAAGTCTGGGGCCTCATGATGAATATCCAGCGATTTTCATGCTGCTGGAGCATGGAAAGGTTGCCTGA
- a CDS encoding OprD family outer membrane porin, whose protein sequence is MKLAVSSATSTVVLLTALSSLSAPPSQAADHLYDPDNNDHHLSLKLRNYYQDRQLRDFSKYYYEELSDHSLRKVKTHNKQLGWGQGLEINFESAWLGSNTAAIGVDASLYGGLKLIGNKDEYGTTILKEEPLVFNEHKGLYTSKQDSYTKLGQIYLKGMAGQERMNIKGKAGWIPIEKPLLNTYYRLTPTRFQGAMAEAEVGDFEFYGAWTNRVSIYNHDKMEKFTSLKPGREGRDKKFEAIDHIYTMGGSYNHESGLGSDLAYAESESYLKLYHANLNYTFLLDDQTSLLLEGQYYKGEENGNKWKSDGKTFGGFDKDANLYNLNARLTFEMLSFMASYSQVEAKKNGALGEFDFHLAYDSGRDYDEIGFRTKRQISAFNHNGESVWQAGVSYAFDNLGLPGLSMGYTYTAGKDIEATNKPDYTDKYKEKEHNVKFGYAFQQKALKGLSVTVLYAQYEGDEELSEMKNESKKDFRYEGKTDLRVFVDYTLSVF, encoded by the coding sequence ATGAAACTTGCCGTTTCATCTGCGACAAGTACCGTAGTTCTTTTGACTGCCTTGAGTTCATTATCTGCACCACCTTCACAGGCCGCAGATCATCTCTACGACCCTGACAATAACGACCATCATTTATCCCTGAAACTGCGTAATTATTATCAGGATCGTCAGCTTAGAGACTTCAGCAAATACTACTACGAAGAATTATCAGACCACTCGCTTCGCAAAGTTAAAACTCATAACAAACAGCTGGGCTGGGGTCAGGGACTGGAAATCAATTTCGAATCAGCCTGGCTGGGAAGCAATACCGCTGCAATTGGTGTCGATGCGTCGCTTTATGGCGGTTTAAAGCTGATTGGTAATAAAGACGAATATGGCACAACCATATTAAAAGAGGAGCCACTCGTTTTTAATGAACACAAAGGACTCTACACCTCCAAACAGGACAGCTATACCAAGCTAGGACAGATTTACCTTAAAGGCATGGCTGGCCAGGAGAGAATGAACATTAAAGGGAAAGCCGGCTGGATTCCTATCGAAAAACCTCTGCTAAATACCTACTACCGTTTGACACCAACACGTTTTCAGGGCGCAATGGCAGAGGCAGAGGTAGGGGATTTTGAGTTTTATGGCGCGTGGACCAACAGAGTTTCCATTTACAACCATGATAAAATGGAAAAATTCACCAGTTTAAAGCCAGGCAGGGAAGGGCGGGACAAAAAATTCGAAGCCATTGACCACATCTACACCATGGGTGGGTCGTATAACCATGAGTCAGGACTGGGATCTGATCTGGCCTACGCCGAAAGTGAGTCCTACCTGAAGCTTTATCACGCCAACTTAAATTATACCTTTCTGCTGGATGACCAGACCTCCCTCCTTCTGGAAGGACAGTATTACAAGGGTGAAGAAAACGGTAATAAATGGAAATCAGACGGTAAAACGTTTGGAGGTTTTGACAAAGACGCTAACCTTTATAACTTAAATGCCAGGCTGACCTTCGAGATGTTGTCATTTATGGCTTCTTACAGTCAGGTAGAAGCGAAAAAGAACGGCGCTCTCGGCGAGTTTGATTTTCATCTGGCCTACGACTCTGGTCGTGACTATGACGAAATAGGCTTTCGAACCAAACGTCAGATTTCCGCCTTTAATCACAATGGCGAATCCGTCTGGCAGGCGGGTGTCTCCTACGCTTTCGACAATCTGGGTTTGCCCGGCTTATCCATGGGCTACACCTACACAGCAGGTAAAGACATAGAAGCCACCAATAAACCTGATTACACCGACAAGTACAAAGAAAAAGAACACAACGTAAAGTTTGGCTATGCCTTCCAACAAAAAGCTCTGAAGGGCCTGAGTGTTACTGTGCTTTATGCACAGTATGAAGGTGACGAAGAGCTGAGTGAAATGAAAAATGAAAGCAAAAAAGACTTCCGCTATGAGGGTAAAACGGATTTGAGAGTATTTGTGGATTACACTCTCAGCGTCTTCTGA
- a CDS encoding YebC/PmpR family DNA-binding transcriptional regulator has product MAGHSKWANIKHRKAAQDAKRGKIFTKIIRELVVAAKQGGGNIEDNPKLRQVVDKALGANMTRDTINRAIARGAGGDDDSNMEEVTYEGYGAGGIAVLVETLTDNRNRTVAEVRHAFNKHGGNLGTDGSVAYMFERRGQIFFDNSIEEEALMDAALEAGAEDIVTNDDGSFEVVTDWTEFMAVKDALEAAGFTAAAAEVAMVADVQTELDKDGAEKIMKLVDRLEDLDDVQNVYTNADISAEIIEQLG; this is encoded by the coding sequence ATGGCAGGTCATAGTAAATGGGCCAATATCAAACACCGTAAGGCGGCTCAGGACGCCAAGCGTGGCAAAATTTTCACCAAGATCATCCGTGAGCTGGTGGTTGCGGCGAAGCAGGGCGGTGGCAACATCGAAGATAACCCGAAGCTGCGTCAGGTGGTTGATAAGGCTCTGGGTGCGAACATGACCCGTGACACCATCAATCGCGCAATTGCCCGTGGTGCTGGCGGTGATGACGACTCCAACATGGAAGAAGTGACCTACGAAGGTTACGGTGCGGGTGGTATCGCAGTTCTGGTTGAAACCCTGACAGATAACCGTAACCGTACGGTTGCGGAAGTGCGTCATGCTTTTAACAAGCACGGTGGCAATCTGGGTACCGACGGTTCTGTTGCTTATATGTTCGAGCGTCGTGGTCAGATTTTCTTCGACAACAGTATTGAAGAAGAAGCCCTGATGGATGCCGCCCTGGAAGCCGGTGCTGAAGACATTGTGACTAACGATGATGGCTCCTTCGAAGTGGTGACCGACTGGACGGAGTTCATGGCGGTAAAAGATGCGCTGGAAGCGGCAGGTTTCACTGCAGCGGCAGCGGAAGTTGCCATGGTAGCCGACGTTCAGACCGAGCTGGACAAGGATGGCGCAGAGAAAATCATGAAGCTGGTGGATCGTCTGGAAGACCTGGACGACGTGCAAAACGTTTACACCAATGCGGATATCTCTGCGGAAATCATAGAGCAGCTGGGCTGA
- a CDS encoding FmdB family zinc ribbon protein, giving the protein MPIYEYQCENCGEVTEAIQKFSDAPLTDCGDCGESALKKLLSAPGFRLKGGGWYETDFKGGKKKNLSSSDNHCPSRSSGSSCGSCPATSH; this is encoded by the coding sequence ATGCCGATCTACGAATATCAGTGCGAAAACTGCGGAGAAGTGACCGAAGCCATTCAGAAATTCAGCGATGCTCCGCTGACTGACTGTGGTGATTGTGGTGAATCTGCATTGAAAAAACTGCTGAGCGCCCCGGGCTTTCGTCTGAAAGGCGGCGGTTGGTACGAGACTGACTTCAAGGGTGGCAAGAAAAAGAACCTCTCGTCCAGCGACAACCACTGCCCCAGCCGGAGCTCCGGCAGTTCCTGTGGCTCTTGCCCGGCAACCAGCCATTAA
- a CDS encoding carboxymuconolactone decarboxylase family protein → MERLKTFFNSLWQLLPNAGLASEYHPAIDGGAIPIPFIVSQRILLNDMIHKQEGAPTLQPPARSFTGYMQGYTSLPVRDRALSALRSAHLAGARHLIPDIARCALDAGLQASDLELVAKGQISSGWTIREALILRVAEALYQEQAISEQHWKQLKQIYKPQQILDLLLCCAAFHLCVHPN, encoded by the coding sequence ATGGAAAGACTCAAGACCTTCTTCAACTCCCTGTGGCAACTGCTCCCCAACGCAGGTCTGGCCAGCGAATACCACCCGGCTATTGACGGCGGAGCCATACCGATTCCCTTTATCGTGTCACAACGTATCCTGCTGAACGATATGATCCATAAACAGGAAGGCGCCCCCACTCTTCAGCCCCCTGCCCGCAGTTTCACTGGTTATATGCAGGGTTATACCAGTCTTCCTGTAAGAGACAGAGCTTTGAGCGCCCTGCGCAGTGCGCATCTCGCCGGCGCCCGCCACCTGATACCGGATATTGCCCGTTGCGCTCTGGATGCCGGACTGCAGGCCAGTGACCTTGAACTGGTCGCGAAAGGCCAGATATCCAGCGGCTGGACTATACGGGAAGCGCTAATTTTGCGTGTTGCAGAAGCGCTTTATCAAGAACAAGCCATCAGTGAACAACACTGGAAGCAGCTGAAACAGATCTACAAACCCCAGCAGATTCTGGACCTGTTGCTCTGCTGTGCCGCCTTCCACTTATGTGTTCATCCAAATTAG
- the aspS gene encoding aspartate--tRNA ligase yields MRSHYCGELNLSHNGQEVTLCGWVHRRRDHGGVIFLDMRDREGTTQVVIDPDTEEAFALADKARSEYVLKITGLVRPRPEGTVNPNMSTGEIEVLGKQVEVLNEAQTPPFQIEGYTDVGEDVRLKHRFIDLRRPEMQEKLILRSKVTSAVRSFMDGEGFLDVETPVLTRATPEGARDYLVPSRTHEGKFFALPQSPQLFKQLLMVSGFDRYYQIVKCFRDEDLRADRQPEFTQIDIETSFMDEAGVMGITENMVKKVFKQVRDIDLGEFPHMPYAEAMSRYGSDKPDLRIPLELVDVADLMAGVEFKVFKGPAEDPKGRVAALKVSGGAELSRKQIDDYTKFVSIYGAKGLAWIKVNEIENGANGLQSPIIKFLGDDVTMKIMERLEAKNGDIVFFGADKEKVVNEALGALRCKLGEDLNLFTKEWAPLWVVDFPMFEETDDGKLTALHHPFTAPTCSAEELAANPATALSRAYDMVINGYEVGGGSVRIHREEMQQTVFGVLDIQEEEQREKFGFLLDALKYGAPPHAGLAFGLDRLVMLICGTDNIREVIAFPKTQSAACVMTQAPGEVDGTQLRDLNIRIRRDPASATSH; encoded by the coding sequence ATGCGCAGCCATTATTGCGGCGAACTGAATCTCTCCCATAACGGGCAGGAAGTGACCCTGTGTGGATGGGTACACCGCCGCCGCGACCATGGTGGTGTTATCTTCCTGGATATGCGTGACCGTGAAGGCACCACCCAGGTCGTTATCGACCCTGACACTGAAGAAGCATTTGCACTGGCTGACAAAGCCCGCAGCGAATACGTTCTGAAAATCACTGGTCTGGTACGTCCGCGTCCGGAAGGTACCGTCAACCCAAATATGAGTACTGGTGAGATCGAAGTGCTGGGCAAGCAGGTTGAAGTCCTGAATGAAGCCCAGACGCCTCCATTCCAGATTGAAGGTTACACCGATGTCGGTGAAGATGTTCGTCTGAAGCACCGCTTTATCGACCTGCGTCGTCCGGAAATGCAGGAAAAGCTGATTCTGCGCAGCAAGGTCACCAGCGCAGTTCGCAGCTTTATGGACGGCGAAGGCTTCCTGGATGTTGAAACACCGGTTCTGACCCGTGCAACTCCGGAAGGCGCCCGTGACTATCTGGTACCAAGCCGTACCCATGAAGGCAAATTCTTTGCGCTGCCACAGTCACCACAGCTGTTCAAGCAACTGCTGATGGTGTCCGGTTTTGACCGTTACTACCAGATCGTTAAGTGCTTCCGTGACGAAGACCTGCGTGCTGACCGCCAGCCAGAATTCACCCAGATCGATATCGAGACCTCCTTTATGGATGAAGCGGGTGTGATGGGTATCACTGAAAACATGGTGAAGAAAGTATTCAAGCAGGTTCGTGATATCGACCTGGGTGAATTCCCTCACATGCCATACGCTGAAGCCATGAGCCGTTATGGTTCTGATAAGCCTGATCTGCGTATCCCGCTGGAACTGGTTGACGTAGCTGATCTGATGGCTGGCGTAGAATTCAAGGTCTTCAAAGGACCTGCTGAAGATCCAAAAGGCCGTGTTGCGGCGCTGAAAGTATCCGGTGGTGCTGAGCTGTCCCGTAAGCAGATCGACGACTATACCAAGTTCGTCAGCATCTATGGTGCCAAAGGTCTGGCGTGGATCAAAGTGAACGAGATTGAAAACGGTGCGAATGGCCTGCAGTCTCCAATCATCAAATTCCTGGGCGACGACGTCACCATGAAGATCATGGAACGTCTGGAAGCCAAGAACGGGGACATCGTCTTCTTCGGAGCCGACAAAGAGAAAGTCGTTAACGAAGCCCTTGGCGCACTGCGTTGCAAGCTGGGTGAAGACCTGAATCTGTTCACTAAAGAGTGGGCACCGCTGTGGGTCGTTGACTTCCCAATGTTCGAGGAAACCGACGATGGTAAACTGACAGCACTGCACCATCCGTTCACTGCACCAACCTGCTCCGCAGAAGAACTGGCTGCTAATCCGGCTACGGCTCTGTCCCGTGCTTACGATATGGTGATCAACGGTTACGAAGTGGGCGGCGGTTCCGTTCGTATCCACCGTGAAGAAATGCAGCAGACTGTGTTCGGCGTTCTGGATATCCAGGAAGAAGAGCAGCGCGAGAAGTTTGGCTTCCTGCTGGATGCTCTGAAGTACGGTGCGCCTCCACACGCTGGTCTGGCGTTTGGTCTGGATCGTCTGGTGATGCTGATTTGCGGTACTGACAACATTCGTGAAGTGATTGCCTTCCCGAAAACTCAGTCTGCCGCCTGTGTGATGACTCAGGCTCCCGGCGAAGTAGACGGCACTCAGCTGCGCGACCTGAACATCCGTATCCGCCGTGATCCGGCGTCTGCGACCAGTCACTAA
- the ruvA gene encoding Holliday junction branch migration protein RuvA, translating to MIGRIRGTLVEKQPPHLLVDAGGVGYEVEAPMSVFYQLPEAGAEVVLFTHFVVREDAQLLYGFGSREERELFRTLIKVNGVGPKLGLTLLSGIDAQTFVRCVHENDSATLVKLPGVGKKTAERLIVEMKDKLDRWQSSPLLDGKPMIVGSAMAEAARDTEQEAVSALVALGYKPQDASKVVGKIFVEGMEAEEIIRQSLKSMI from the coding sequence ATGATAGGAAGAATCCGTGGAACTCTGGTAGAGAAACAGCCCCCCCATTTGCTGGTGGATGCCGGCGGGGTGGGTTATGAAGTCGAAGCACCGATGTCGGTGTTTTATCAGCTTCCGGAGGCAGGTGCGGAAGTGGTTTTATTCACGCATTTTGTGGTACGTGAAGATGCCCAGCTGCTTTATGGTTTCGGTAGTCGTGAAGAGCGGGAGCTGTTTCGAACCCTGATTAAAGTGAATGGAGTGGGGCCGAAGCTGGGGCTAACGCTGCTGTCAGGGATTGATGCGCAGACTTTTGTACGTTGTGTGCATGAAAATGACAGTGCCACCCTGGTGAAACTGCCGGGTGTTGGCAAGAAAACAGCAGAGCGCTTAATTGTTGAAATGAAGGACAAGCTTGACCGCTGGCAGTCTTCACCGCTCCTGGATGGTAAGCCAATGATTGTGGGCAGTGCTATGGCAGAAGCGGCGAGGGATACCGAGCAAGAGGCTGTCAGCGCTCTGGTGGCTCTGGGTTACAAGCCGCAGGATGCCAGTAAAGTGGTCGGTAAGATATTTGTGGAAGGTATGGAAGCGGAAGAAATCATCCGTCAGTCACTGAAAAGTATGATTTAA